TTCGATCTCACTGCTCAGCTGATCCAGCTGACGTTTACGACTAAGCAAGCTATTGTTCTTCTTATGCTGGCTACCACCGGTCATAGAGCCCCCGGCATTTACTACATCACCCTCAAGCGTAACCACACGATAACGATATTGGAATTTAGCGGCGATACGATTCGCCTGCTCCAGGCTCTCAGCAATAACTACATTACCGAGCAAGCTGCCAACAATACTAGCATATTTATCATCATATCCTACAAGATCAGAACCAATTCCAACAAAGCCGTCAGCGTCTTCCACCATTCCACGGTCACTGCCAGAAATTTGGCGTGGTCGGATAACATCAAGTGGGAGGAAAGTAGCTCGTCCCAACTGACGTTGCTTTAGAAAAGATATCGCTTGACGAGATACGGTCTCATTATCCATGACCACGTGTTGAAGGGATGCACCCAGCGCAGTCTCGACAGCCATTTCTAGCTTCTCTGGAACGGAGATGAGCTCAGCAACCGCACCATGCACCCCGTTAAGCTGTCCTTTACGGGCCCCTTTAAGAACTTCTTTAACTCCAAGCATAAAGCCGTCGAAATCATCCTGCATTTCTTTCATGGTCTCATGACGAGAGACTTGCGCTTCCCGCTTCTGTTCCCACTTCCGCAGCCCTGACTGTGTCTCTTCAATCAGCTTCTGACGTTTGCTAAGCTGTTCACTTTCAGTAATGTAAGCACCACGAAGATTGCTTAGTTCCTTCCCAAGCTGGGCTATCTTGTCTTTTAGCACTTTCTGGCTGGCAGTTAATTCTTCGTGCCGTGCTGTCCATTTGCCGCTTTCTTCTTCACTGCGGCTCATGCGACGTTCCAGATTCTCCTTCTGTTGATCCGCGTAACGAATTTCGTTACGTGCATTCGCCATCAGGTTCATTAACTCCAAGAGCGCACTCTTCAGCTTCTCTTCCTGGCTCTGACTAATACCATCAGCAACACCTTCGAGCCGTGACTCTTCTTCTTCGATCTGACTCCGAAGCTCAACAAGCTTAAGACGTGACGCTTCCAGCTTAATTTCAAAATCCCCAAGCTCACGCTGTCGATCCGCAGACCGCTCACCTACAGAGCCTAATGTGAGCATTAACTGTTCCCGATTGCTCTCTAGGTTACGCTTGCGCTCCTTCAGCACTTCCCCATAGCCTTCGCTCTTCTCAAAAGCTTCACTATACCGGAGCAATTGTTCTTGCTGCTTCTCGATCTGTTCTTCTAACGTACGCAGTTCAGAACGTCCACTTTCCAGCTTGGCATCATGGGCTGAGACAACTGTAGACAGCTCCAGTTGCTCATCCTTTAAAGTTTCAAGCTTGGCGTTACCTTCCTGCCAAGCGGTATGAATCCCTTCAATCTGGTGCACATAAACTGAGATTTCCTGATGTTTCAGTTGTTCCCGAAGTTCCTTAAAGCGAGTCGCCTTCTCCGACTGATCCTTTAGAGGCCCAATCTGATCCTCGAGCTCACTAAGCAAATCGTGAATACGAAGCAAGTTTTGCTCCGTGTCGTCGAGCTTTCGACTTGCATCTTTTTTGCGCGATTTATATTTCACAATACCCGATGCCTCTTCAAAGATGCCTCGCCGATCCTCGGAACGAGTACTCAGAATCTCTTCAATCCGACCCTGACCGATGATCGAATAAGCCTCACGTCCGATACCGGTATCCATGAACAGCTCTGTGATATCCTTCAGACGGCAGGATTGCTTATTAATTAAATATTCACTTTCACCGCTACGGTGAACACGCCGAGTCACTGTAACTTCGCTGAAATCCAGTGGTAGCGTGTGATCCTCATTATCGAGCGTAAGTGATACTTCACCATAATTCACAGCTTTACGCGCGTCACTGCCGGCAAAAATAATATCTTCCATCTTGCCGCCACGCAGTGATTTAGCACTCTGTTCGCCGAGTACCCAGCGAATGCCGTCAGAAATATTACTCTTGCCGCTTCCGTTC
This window of the Paenibacillus sp. FSL R10-2734 genome carries:
- the smc gene encoding chromosome segregation protein SMC; amino-acid sequence: MFLKRIELAGFKSFADKTEMEFVRGITAVVGPNGSGKSNISDGIRWVLGEQSAKSLRGGKMEDIIFAGSDARKAVNYGEVSLTLDNEDHTLPLDFSEVTVTRRVHRSGESEYLINKQSCRLKDITELFMDTGIGREAYSIIGQGRIEEILSTRSEDRRGIFEEASGIVKYKSRKKDASRKLDDTEQNLLRIHDLLSELEDQIGPLKDQSEKATRFKELREQLKHQEISVYVHQIEGIHTAWQEGNAKLETLKDEQLELSTVVSAHDAKLESGRSELRTLEEQIEKQQEQLLRYSEAFEKSEGYGEVLKERKRNLESNREQLMLTLGSVGERSADRQRELGDFEIKLEASRLKLVELRSQIEEEESRLEGVADGISQSQEEKLKSALLELMNLMANARNEIRYADQQKENLERRMSRSEEESGKWTARHEELTASQKVLKDKIAQLGKELSNLRGAYITESEQLSKRQKLIEETQSGLRKWEQKREAQVSRHETMKEMQDDFDGFMLGVKEVLKGARKGQLNGVHGAVAELISVPEKLEMAVETALGASLQHVVMDNETVSRQAISFLKQRQLGRATFLPLDVIRPRQISGSDRGMVEDADGFVGIGSDLVGYDDKYASIVGSLLGNVVIAESLEQANRIAAKFQYRYRVVTLEGDVVNAGGSMTGGSQHKKNNSLLSRKRQLDQLSSEIEESERQIVKLKQGIARLREEQEKASVKLEDLRRDGDEKRLEEQRVSGDLKQLEQELRHVLEQVESTGAERSGFESEVRVLEETRKQASAELERLEKEEKEAHEAIRNAESARKANESAKEELQGKLTSMKVSEGKLDQEIFSLEEQLRRLRQDVGSQDKELRQNRNLLHTIEQDLASNALEAVKQKEDLNSYRLKKEETAGTLDFARAERSALSRKLELEESKTKDQRQALRVVEDKLRSTEVAVGRLDVELDNILRKLSDDYELSYELAKQRYPVPEDVPAAQADVQRLKRSISALGEVNLGAIEEYQRVHERYTFLSGQKDDLVEAKTTLYQVIREMEDEMSKRFKQTFDAIRKQFGTVFSKLFGGGRADLMLLDPEHMLETGIDIVAQPPGKKLQNLQLLSGGERALTAMALLFAILQVKPVPFCVLDEVEAALDEANVVRFAQYLREFSEQTQFIVVTHRKGTMEEADVLYGVTMEEGGVSKLVSVRLEDEEAEIA